The Streptomyces sp. NBC_00454 DNA segment GAGCGGCAGCTGGCGCTGAAGGGGATCGAGGTCTCCCGGGACCCCGCCACCGGCGAGGTCCACGCGCTGCGCTCCCTCACGGGCGGCTTCGCGGGGGTCCAGTTCCACCCGGAGTCGGTGCTGACCCTGCGGGGTGCGGAGCTGGTCCGGGAGCTGGTCGCCGGCGTCCGCGCCCCGGCCCCGGCGTAGCCCCGGGCCCCGGGGTTCCGGCCCTCAGGCGCCGGACGGGCTGGAGGTTCCGGCCCGGCCGGCGGAACGGAAGCTGCGGATCAGGCTCCAGGTGAGCACGGGGCCCAGCAGGAGCATCCCGTAGAACGCCAGGGTGATGTCGCCCAGCGCCAGGCCGACGATGGACGGCACCGACAGCAGGTGGTCGGCGAAGGTCAGCCACCGGTCGGTCCGGGCGCCGGGCTCGGCCCGGAGCGCGCGCGGCAGCGCACGGGCGGCGGAGAGCACTTGGAGGGCGGCCAGGGCCAGCAGGATCCAGAAGAACGCGGTGGGTATGTGCACGCGGCCGAATCTAGGCCCTGGCCCGGACCTCCGGACAGGGGGGTATCACCCCTCGGGCGAGAGGGTGTTCTCGGAGCGCCGGCCCGCCAGGTAGTCCGCGACGTTGGCGACGGTGGTGTCGATGATCTGGCCCACCGCGTCGTGCGTGTAGTACGCCTGGTGGGAGGTGACCACCACGTTCGGGAAGGTGATCAGGCGCGCCAGGGTGTCGTCCTCGACGACCACCAGCGACTTGTCCAGGAAGAAGAGCCCGGCCTCCGCCTCGTAGACGTCCAGGCCCACGCCCGCGAACCGCCCGCTGCGCAACTCCGTGACCAGCGCGTCCGTGTCCACCAGGCCGCCGCGGCTGGAGTTCACCAGGATCGCGTCGTCCTTCATCATCTTCAGGGCCTCGGGGCCGATGATGTGGTGCGTGGACTCCAGCAGCGGCACGTGCAGGCTGATCAGGTCGGAGGACGCGAACAGCGTGTCCTTGTCCACGTACTTCATGCCCAGCTCCACGCACGCCGGGTTCTGCGCCACGTCCCAGCCCAGCAGGTTCATCCCGAAGCCGTGCGCGATCCGGGTGAACGCCTCGCCGATCTTGCCGGTGCCGAGCACGCCCACCGTGCGGCCGCGCATGTCGCGGCCCATCAGGCCGTTCAGCCGGAAGTCGAAGTCCCGCGTGCGGTTCGAGGCGCGCACGATCCGCCGGTTCACCGCCATGGCCAGGGTCCAGGCGAATTCGGCCACCGAGTACGGGGAGTAGTACGACACCCGGCTGACGGTCAGGCCGAGCTCGCGGGCGACCGGCAGGTCGATGTTGTTGAAGCCGGTGGAGCGCTGGGCGATCATCTTGGTCCCGCCCGCCGCCAGGATCCTCAGCACCCGCCCGTTGAGGTCGGCGTTCACGCTCGACGAGACGATCTCGTACCCGGCCGCGATGGGGGCGGTGTCCTCGCTCAGGAAGACGTCCAGGCAGCGCACCTCGTGCTGTCCCGCGAAGGCCTTCTCGATGAGCGGCTTCTCGTCTCCCTGCACCCCGAATGCCAGGATTTCCACGTTCGCTCCCGTATGACGCGCAAGATTCGGACCATGGGTCGTTTGTCACCTTACGACCCATGACCCGCCTACGCGTCCCGGCCCAGCCGAACGGCTCGAACAGCTCAGCCGAAGAACACTCCGGCCTCCTTGTACAGCGCCGGGTCCACCGTCTTGAGCTTCGCCGTCGCCTCCGCGATCGGCACCCGTACGATGTTCGTCCCCTGGAGGGCGACCATCTTGCCGAAGTCCCCGTCGCGGACCGCGTCGATCGCGTGCAGCCCGAACCGGGTCGCGAGCCACCGGTCGAAGGCGCTCGGCGTGCCGCCCCGCTGGATGTGCCCGAGCACCGTCGTACGGGCTTCCTTGCCGGTCCGCGCCTCGATCTCCTTGGCCAGCCACTCGCCCACGCCCGACAGCCGGACGTGCCCGAAGGAGTCCTGGGTGGCGTCCTTCAGCACCATGTCCCCGTCCTTGGGCATGGCACCCTCGGCGACGCACACGATCGGCGCGTAGCTCGCCTTGAACCGCGAGCTCACCCACGCGCAGACCTGGTCCACGTCGAAGCGCTGCTCCGGGATGAGGATGACGTTGGCGCCGCCGGCCAGCCCGGAGTGCAGGGCGATCCAGCCGGCGTGGCGGCCCATCACCTCCACGACCAGGACCCGCATGTGGGATTCGGCGGTGGTGTGCAGCCGGTCGATGGCCTCGGTGGCGATGCCGACGGCCGTGTCGAAGCCGAAGGTGTAGTCGGTGGCCGACAGGTCGTTGTCGATGGTCTTCGGGACGCCGACGCACGGGATGCCGTACTCCTCGTACAGCTTGGCGGCCACGCCCAGGGTGTCCTCGCCGCCGATCGCGACGAGGGCGTCGACCTCGTACTTGGCGAGGTTCTCCTTGATCCGGCGGACGCCGTTCTCCAGCTTGAACGGGTTGGTGCGCGAGGAGCCGAGGATGGTTCCGCCGCGCGGCAGGATCCCGCGGACGGCGGGGATGCCGAGCGGGACGGTGTCCCCTTCGACCGTGCCGCGCCAGCCGTCCTTGAACCCGATGAACTCGTACTGGTACTCCTGCACGCCCTTGCGCACGACGCTGCGGATGACCGCGTTGAGACCCGGGCAGTCGCCGCCGCCCGTCAGCACTCCGACCTTCATGGAACATCCCTTCACCACGGGGCCCGCTGAGGCCGCGGGGCCCTCATGACCGTCACGCTAGTGGTGACTCAGGTCACAGCAAGGGCCATGGAAGGGTCAATTCCGGTGGGATCATGGGGAGTTGCCGCACACCCGTTCACTCGTACGAGGAACGGCCCACCCCCCGGGCGGCATCACACGGGCTCACACCTCGTCGAGGCCGCGCTCGATCGCGTACCGGACGAGCTCCACCCGGTTGTGCAACTGGAGCTTGCCCAGGGTGTTCTGCACGTGGTTCTGCACCGTGCGGTGGGAGATCACCAGCCGCTCCGCGATCTGCTTGTACGAGAGCCCCTTGGCCACCAGCCGCAGCACCTCGGTCTCCCGGTCGGTCAGCTGCGGGGCCTGGCGCTCGTCGGCGGCGGCCGGCGCCGGATCGGTGGCCAGGCGCCGGTACTCGCCCAGGACCAGGCCCGCCAGGCCCGGGGTGAAGACGGGATCGCCGGCCGCCGTACGGCGCACGGCATCGATGAGCTCCTGGGCGCCCGCGGACTTCAGCAGGTAGCCGGTGGCGCCGGACTTCACCGCCTCCAGCACATCGGCGTGCTCGCCGCTCGCCGAGAGGACCAGGACCCGCAGCGCCGGGTTGGCCCCGACCAGCTCCTTGCAGACCTGGACCCCGGGCATGCCCGGCAGGTTGAGGTCGAGGACCAGCACGTGCGGGACGGTCGCGCGGGCCCGGCGCACCGCCTCTGGGCCGTCCCCGGCGGTGGCCACCAGGTCGAATCCGGCGGCGGCCAGGTCGCGGGCGACCGCGTCCCGCCACATCGGGTGGTCGTCGACCACCATGACCTTGATGTCGCCGGCGCCGGTGGTGGCCGTGCTCTGCTCGTTCACTGGGTGCTCCCCCTCGGTACTTTCAGTTCCACTTCGGTGCCCTGCCCCGGGACGGACACGAGCTCGGCGCTGCCGCCGAGGTCGCGCAGCCGGCCCCGGATGGACAGGGCCACGCCCATCCGGCCCTCGCCCGCCGCCTGGTCGAGCCGGCCCGCCGGGATGCCCGGGCCGTCGTCGCGGACGGTCACGATCACCTCGTCGCCCCAGTCCTCGACCAGGATCCAGGCGCTGGCCCCGTCGCCCGCGTGCTTGCGTACGTTGTCCAGCGCGGCCCCCACCGCCGCGGCCAGCTCCCTCGCCGCGGGCACCGGCAGCGGCACCGGGGTGCCCGGCTCGGCGAAGCTCACCCGGGAACCGGCGTGCGGGGCCAGCAGGGTCCGCAGGTCCAGCTCGCCCTCGTCGGCACCCGGCTCCTCCACCTCGTACGAGTCCACGAGCGCGCCCAGCGACTCGTCCCGGGAGATCCGGGAGGGGCGGGTCAGCCCGCTGGAGACCAGGGTGCGCAGCGCGACCTCCTGGTCCCCCGCCATCCGGCCCAGCTCGGCGGCCTCGCCGCCCAGTTCGGTGCCGCGCCGCTGGACCATGGCCAGGACCTGGAGGACCCCGTCGTGGATGTCGCGGGCGAGGCGTTCGCGCTCGCGGGTGGCGGCCTCGATCTCCAGGGCGCGGGCGAGCGTGGCCTCACTGGCCCGGGCCACCTCGACCACGTAGCCGATGGCGACGGAGGCGACCCAGACCAGCAGCACGTTGTGCAGGGTGTCCCGGGTGGGCTCGCCGCGCTGGATGAGATTGGTGGCGGCCACGAAGGTGGAGGCGAAACAGGCCCAGCGCCAGCCGCCCTTGATGGCGAAGGCGAGGACGGCGCCCGCGGTCCAGATGGTGGGCAGGGTGGGACCGCCGGCCGCGATCCGCGCGTGGGTGTCGGCGAGCGGGGTCAGCAGGATCCCCACGCAGGCGACCGTCAGGTCGGCGCACAGGAACCGCTTCGTGCAGCTGGCGGCGCTGGCCACCTTGGGGAGGGTGACCAGGGTCCAGCCGACGAGCACGGTGAGGTAGGCGACCGCGATCCACGGCCGGTCGAACTCCTTGTACGCGGAGGTGAAGAGCAGCACCGCGTAGACCATGGTCAGCAGCCGATAGGCCGTCAGGGCCCGCCACAGCGGCTGCTCGACCGACATGCGTACGACGCGCTCGCGCTTCGCCATTTCCCCCACCCCGTGCGGGCGGTCGCGCCCGCGTACTGCTACTTGCCGGTGTCCGCGGCCTTGTCGGCCTGCGCGGTCTTCTCGGCCTTCTCGGCCTTCTCCGCGTCGGCGATCTGGCGCTTGGCGGCGGTGGCGTAGATGTCCACGTACTCCTGGCCGGACAGCTTCATGATCTCGTACATGACCTCGTCGGTCACCGAGCGCAGGATGAACCGGTCCCCGTCCATGCCGTGGTACCGGCTGAAGTCCAGGGGCTTGCCGATCCTGATACCCGGACGCATCAGCTTCGGAACCACCTTGCCGGGCGGCTGGATCTTCTCGGTGTCGATCATCGCCACCGGGATCACGGGCGCGCCGGTGGCCAGTGCCACCCGGGCCAGACCGCCGGGCTTGCCGCGGTACAGCCTGCCGTCGGGTGAACGCGTCCCCTCGGGGTAAATACCGAACAGCTCTCCGCGTTCGATGACGTCGATGCCGCTCTTGATCGCGGCCTCGCCCGCACCGCGCGCGCCGGAACGGTCCACCGGGAGCTGGCCGACGCCCTTGAAGAAGGCGGCGGTCAGCTTGCCCTTGACGCCCGGGGAGGTGAAGTACTCCGCCTTCGCGATGAAGGTGACCTTCCGGTCCAGCACGGCCGGGAGGAAGAAGGAGTCGGAGAAGGACAGGTGGTTGCTCGCGAGGATCGCCGGCCCCTCCGCGGGAATGTTCTCGAGGCCCTCGACCCACGGCCTGAAGGCGAGCTTCAGTGAACCGCCGATGGAGAACTTCATTGCGCCGTAGATCAACTCGAAAGCCTTCCTTTGTCTGTCGAACAGACCTTATCCCGTGGCCGTCCCCGGAGCGGCCCGACGACCCTGGTCGGTGCCACCCCCGTCGCGTACGGTGAAGTCACACAGCGCTACGCACCCCCCACCCCCCTTTGAAGGAGATCCTGGTGCCCGTCCTCCCTGGAGCCGAGCCGTTCCGCCACGAGGGCGGAAAGGTCGGCGTCCTTCTCTGCCACGGCTTCACCGGTTCCCCGCAGTCGATGCGCCCCTGGGCCGAGCATCTGGCGGCGCGGGGGCTGACGGTGTCGCTCCCCCTGCTCCCCGGGCACGGGACGCGCTGGCAGGACATGCAGCTCACGGGCTGGCAGGACTGGTACGCCGAGGTGGACCGCGCACTGCGGGAGCTGCTCGACAGCTGCGAGCAGGTGTTCGTCTTCGGACTGTCGATGGGCGGCGCGCTGACGCTGCGGCTGGCGGCCAAGCACGGGGACTCGATCCAGGGGATCGTCCTCGTCAACCCGGTCAACAAGGTGCACGACCCGCTGGCCGTAGCCCTTCCGGTGGTCAAGCACTTCATCCGGTCGACGCCGGGCATCGCGAGCGACATCGCCAAGCCGGGCTCGGACGAGGTCGGCTACGACCGGATCCCGACCCGGGCCGCGCACTCCCTGCGGAAGTTCCTGCAGATGCTGGACACCGAGCTGCCGCAGGTGACGCAGCCGCTGCTGCTCCTGCACAGCCCGCAGGACCACGTCGTACGGCCGGCCGACTCGGCACGGATCCTGGCGCGGGTGTCCTCCACCGATGTCACCGAGACCCTGCTGGAACAGAGTTACCACGTCGCGACGTTGGACCATGACGCGGAGCGGATCTTCGCGGACAGTTATGCGTTCGTCGGACGACTGGCGGAGAGCGTGGGCAGGGAGGGGGCGGCCAGCGGTGGCTGAGCACGAGGAGTCCTCGGGGGGTGTCCCTCCGCTGGACGAGGAAGCGGCGTGGGCGGCGATCGTCGCCGGCTACGGCCAGGAGCCGGCGGATCCGCCGGGCGCGAGACCGTTCCGTCCGATCGAGAACCTGCTCCTGCCGGAGGAGGACGTCAAACCGGTCGACCCGGCCCCGCCCGCCGGCAATGAACCCCCCGCGGCGGCCCTGGGCAGCTCGGTGGTGTTCGCCCCGGGCGTGGGCACGTCGGGCCCCCGCGACCACTCCCTCGCGGACCCGGACGACTCCCCCGCGGCGGCCGCCGCCGCGAAGGACGAGGGCCACTTCGTCCCGCCGGAACCGGAGCTGCCGGAAGCCGACGTGACGTCGAAGTTCGCCTGGCTGGCGGTGGTGGGCGGACCGGTCCTGCTGCTCCTGGCGGTGCTGTTGCAGTGGCAGATGACGTGGTGGCTGACCACCCTGGGCATCGGCGGGTTCCTGGGCGGGTTCGCGACGCTGGTCGCCCGGATGGCGACCGGTGACGACGAGGACGACGATCCGGGCCGCGGAGCGGTGGTCTGACCTTTTCGACGCACCGCTCGCGCGGCTCGGCCCTGGCGGGCCTCCCCGGCTTCGCGCCGCTGCGCCGGACTCCGTCCGTCGGGGGCGGGTGCGGGTGGGTCGGCCCTGCGGGGCGGAGTCCCCTACCCGCCCTTCCACCGTTCCCCGGGCTCTGCCCGGACCCGGTCCTCAAACGCCGGACGGGCTGAAAGATCCAGCCTCGCCGGCGTTTGAGGCGCGGGGTCTGGGGCGGAGCCCCAGGGAACGGGCGAAGGGCGGGTCGGGGACTCCGCCCCGCAGGGCTACCGCACCGCCGGCAGGCGGAGGGCAGCCAGGACCGGGAGGTGGTCCGTGGCACGGGCCAGGTCCGAGGAGCTGACCCCGGAGAGCCCGGCAGGGACACCACAGCCCAGCACCTCCACCCCCGCACTCGCGAAGACCGCGTCGATCCGCCGCGGCGGCTCCGAGCGCACCCAGGTGTGTTCCCCGCCCCAGGGCGCGACCGCCCGGCAGTCCTGGAGGGTCGACGCCAGGAGCCCGAAGGCGGACCCCGACGGGCCTTCGTTGATGTCGCCCGCCGCGATCGCGTACGGCACGTCCATCCCCGCGAGCCGGTCCAGGAGGGCCTGCGACTGGGCCAGCCGCTCCGGTCCGTCCAGCGACAGGTGCGCGCTGAGCACGCCCACCCGGGCCCCGCCCAGGCGGACCACGGCGGTCGCGAAGCCCCGCCGATGGTGCCCCGGGGTGAGCGGCAGCAGTACGTCCTCGGTCCGCTCCACGAAGGCCCGTAGGGAACACAGCAGCAGCGGGCCGGCCGCCGTCGCGCCGCCCGACAGGACCACCAGATCGCATTTCGCCGCGAGCCGCGCCGCGTGCTTGCGCCACCGGAAGAACCGTGGCGCCTCCTGGACGAACACCAGGTCCGGCGCACACCCGCGGATCACCCGGGCCAACGCGTCCTCGTCGTCGCGCAGTGAGCGGATGTTGTAGGAGAGCACCCGGATCACGGCGGAACCATCGGCTTCGGTACGGGAGTTGGGCAGCTCGGTGAGTTCCATACCCGGCAACATAACGAGACTGCCCGCCGTACCCCAGGGGGCGCGGCGGGCAGTCCGGCGATACGGGGTGGCGGCTCAGCCCTGGCGGGCCAGGTCCGCCGCGCCGACCAGGCCGGCCTTGCCGCCCAGCTGCGCGGCCAGCACCTGCGCGTGCGGGCGCCACGCGCCGCCGATCAGCCAGCGCTTGAAGGACTTGCGGATCGGGTCGAGGACCAGGTCGCCCTCGTCGGAGACGCCGCCGCCGACGATGAAGGCCGAGGGGTCGAAGAGCGAGGCCAGGTCCGCGAGGCCGGCGCCCGCCCAGCGGGCCAGCTCGCGGAAGGAGTCCACGGCCACCAGGTCGCCCTGCCGGGCCGCTTCGCTGATGTGCTTGCCCTCGATGCCCTCGGGCGTGCCGTCTCCGAGTGCGAGCAGGATCGTCGCGTTCTCGGGGGTGGCGTTGGCGCGCTGCTTGGCGTAGCGGACGAGCGCGCGCCCGGAGGCGTACTGCTCCCAGCAGCCCTGGCTGCCGCAGCCGCACAGCAGGCCGTCCGGGACGACGCGGATGTGACCGAACTCGGCGGCGACGCCGAAGCGTCCGCGCCGGAGCTTGTTGCCGATGATGATGCCGCCGCCCAGGCCCGTGCCGAGCGTGATGCAGATGACGTCCTCGTGGCCCTGGCCTGCGCCGAAGCGGTACTCGCCCCAGGCCGCGCAGTTGGCGTCGTTCTCGACGACCACGGGCAGGCCGATGCGCTGCTCGACCTTGTCCTTGAGCGGCTCGTGGCGCCAGTTGATGTTCGGCGCGAAGAGTACGGTCGCGCGCTTGTCGTCCACGTATCCGGCGGCGCCGATGCCGACGGCGTCGATGGTGTGGCTGCTGCTGACCTCGGACACGGCGGCGCAGATCGCGTCCGTCACTCCGTCCGGGGTCGGCGGGGTGGGCACCTTGTACGTCTCAAGGATGGTGCCGTCTTCGTCGACCACGCCGGCCGCGATCTTCGTGCCGCCGATGTCGACGCCGATGGTGAGTCCCATTAGTCCCTCGGTTTCCGGTCAAACCCCGCCGCTGTCAACCGTACCCGAGAGGTGAAGAGGATCAGTCGAGATCGATCCGCTCGGTGGAGCCGCCGGCCTGGGTACCGTCCTCGCCGCCGCCCTCGTTACGGGGCTCGGTGCCGCCCTCGGTACGGGGCTCCGCGCTCCGCCGGGCGCTGCGTTCGTCGCCGGTTTCGTCGCGCGTCCAGCGGCGCTCGTGGCCCTCGACCGCCGAACGGTAGGCCGCGAGCAGCTCCGAACCGGCGGCCGCGAGGTGGTCGAAGACCTCCGGATTGCGCTCGATGACGGGCTTGGCGGCGGTCTTCGCCTGGTTGACGAACTGCCGTACGGCGCCCTGGGCGGCGCCCGTGATCAGCGGGTTGTTCAGCGAGGACACCTTGTCGGCGACGGCCTCGAACAGCTTGAAGAGCTCCTCGGCGGCGGTGCCGGTGCCCGCGTCTGCGTCTGCGCCCGCTCCCTGTGCCCGGCGCCGCTCCTTCTCCGCGGCGAGGTCCTCGGCGCAGGCCCTGGCCCATGCGTCGTCCTCGGCGGAGGCTCCGGTGGGGCGGTCGGCGGGTCGGTCGGTGGCCTCGCTCATGGCGGACTCTCCTGCGGCGGCGGCTGGGCGTGCGGTGCGGACTACCTTCGACGTTACCCGAACGGCGGTACGCCACCCAGGGCCGTCCGGGCCGTCCGCGACGTCAGGGCCTCCGCGTCTTCAGGGCGTGCGCGGCCACAGCCCCGGGTCCGGGGTGAAGCGGATGCGGAGCTCCTCGTCGGCGAGGGCCGCGCCGGAGACCGTGCACCGGCGCAGCGCGGCGGGCAGCGGAACGATCCTGCGGTACGGGCCCACCGTGAGCAGCAGCTCGTCGCCGCGCCGGACCAGGTCGAGGTCCGGCTTCTCGGCGCCCGGCAGCGGCACGCGCCAGACGAGCACCCCGTCCTCGGCGAGCCGGTCCTCGACGGCCCAGGGCCCGCGTCCCCGGCTCGGCTGCCCGGGGGCGAATGCGCCGTTCCCGGCGGCGCTGTCGACCAGCTCCGCCAGGTCCTCGGGGCCCTGCGGATCCCGGCCCAGGTGCGGCAGCTCCCGGATCGGGACGTCCCGGCCCCAGTCCCGGAGGAAGTCGAGCTGCTGGGCGGCGACCGACTTCACCCAGGGGTCGGCGGAATCCGACGGCACGAGCCGGTTGGCCACCAGGTCGGTTATGCCCACCTGGTGCAGGAAGAGCCCGAGCATCCCCGTGCGCAGGGCGGCGTGGGCGGCGGGGCCCGGCTCGGCGACCAGCCGGACCCGGGTGGTGGGGGCCTCCACGACGGCCTGGACGGCCGCCAGCTCCTCGTCCCACCGGGCGGCGGCCTCGTAGAGCCACTGCGCGGGCATCGGCACCCCGGCGAGCTGGGCCAGTACGGGGCGCAGGGCGCGGGCCGCCT contains these protein-coding regions:
- a CDS encoding response regulator transcription factor, which gives rise to MVVDDHPMWRDAVARDLAAAGFDLVATAGDGPEAVRRARATVPHVLVLDLNLPGMPGVQVCKELVGANPALRVLVLSASGEHADVLEAVKSGATGYLLKSAGAQELIDAVRRTAAGDPVFTPGLAGLVLGEYRRLATDPAPAAADERQAPQLTDRETEVLRLVAKGLSYKQIAERLVISHRTVQNHVQNTLGKLQLHNRVELVRYAIERGLDEV
- a CDS encoding ArsA family ATPase → MHTLLVTGPGGAGRTTVAAATALAAAREGRRVLLLASGSPGEPVAEPGGGVRVARIDSGQEFRQELVALQERGSALLGMLGARPLGADELTELPGAEQFALLRALRRAAAEPDTDLVVVDMPPLHQAVTTLALPAQLRRYLARLLPAERQAARALRPVLAQLAGVPMPAQWLYEAAARWDEELAAVQAVVEAPTTRVRLVAEPGPAAHAALRTGMLGLFLHQVGITDLVANRLVPSDSADPWVKSVAAQQLDFLRDWGRDVPIRELPHLGRDPQGPEDLAELVDSAAGNGAFAPGQPSRGRGPWAVEDRLAEDGVLVWRVPLPGAEKPDLDLVRRGDELLLTVGPYRRIVPLPAALRRCTVSGAALADEELRIRFTPDPGLWPRTP
- a CDS encoding 2-hydroxyacid dehydrogenase → MEILAFGVQGDEKPLIEKAFAGQHEVRCLDVFLSEDTAPIAAGYEIVSSSVNADLNGRVLRILAAGGTKMIAQRSTGFNNIDLPVARELGLTVSRVSYYSPYSVAEFAWTLAMAVNRRIVRASNRTRDFDFRLNGLMGRDMRGRTVGVLGTGKIGEAFTRIAHGFGMNLLGWDVAQNPACVELGMKYVDKDTLFASSDLISLHVPLLESTHHIIGPEALKMMKDDAILVNSSRGGLVDTDALVTELRSGRFAGVGLDVYEAEAGLFFLDKSLVVVEDDTLARLITFPNVVVTSHQAYYTHDAVGQIIDTTVANVADYLAGRRSENTLSPEG
- a CDS encoding 6-phosphofructokinase — protein: MKVGVLTGGGDCPGLNAVIRSVVRKGVQEYQYEFIGFKDGWRGTVEGDTVPLGIPAVRGILPRGGTILGSSRTNPFKLENGVRRIKENLAKYEVDALVAIGGEDTLGVAAKLYEEYGIPCVGVPKTIDNDLSATDYTFGFDTAVGIATEAIDRLHTTAESHMRVLVVEVMGRHAGWIALHSGLAGGANVILIPEQRFDVDQVCAWVSSRFKASYAPIVCVAEGAMPKDGDMVLKDATQDSFGHVRLSGVGEWLAKEIEARTGKEARTTVLGHIQRGGTPSAFDRWLATRFGLHAIDAVRDGDFGKMVALQGTNIVRVPIAEATAKLKTVDPALYKEAGVFFG
- a CDS encoding endonuclease/exonuclease/phosphatase family protein, with product MELTELPNSRTEADGSAVIRVLSYNIRSLRDDEDALARVIRGCAPDLVFVQEAPRFFRWRKHAARLAAKCDLVVLSGGATAAGPLLLCSLRAFVERTEDVLLPLTPGHHRRGFATAVVRLGGARVGVLSAHLSLDGPERLAQSQALLDRLAGMDVPYAIAAGDINEGPSGSAFGLLASTLQDCRAVAPWGGEHTWVRSEPPRRIDAVFASAGVEVLGCGVPAGLSGVSSSDLARATDHLPVLAALRLPAVR
- a CDS encoding alpha/beta fold hydrolase, whose protein sequence is MPVLPGAEPFRHEGGKVGVLLCHGFTGSPQSMRPWAEHLAARGLTVSLPLLPGHGTRWQDMQLTGWQDWYAEVDRALRELLDSCEQVFVFGLSMGGALTLRLAAKHGDSIQGIVLVNPVNKVHDPLAVALPVVKHFIRSTPGIASDIAKPGSDEVGYDRIPTRAAHSLRKFLQMLDTELPQVTQPLLLLHSPQDHVVRPADSARILARVSSTDVTETLLEQSYHVATLDHDAERIFADSYAFVGRLAESVGREGAASGG
- the macS gene encoding MacS family sensor histidine kinase gives rise to the protein MAKRERVVRMSVEQPLWRALTAYRLLTMVYAVLLFTSAYKEFDRPWIAVAYLTVLVGWTLVTLPKVASAASCTKRFLCADLTVACVGILLTPLADTHARIAAGGPTLPTIWTAGAVLAFAIKGGWRWACFASTFVAATNLIQRGEPTRDTLHNVLLVWVASVAIGYVVEVARASEATLARALEIEAATRERERLARDIHDGVLQVLAMVQRRGTELGGEAAELGRMAGDQEVALRTLVSSGLTRPSRISRDESLGALVDSYEVEEPGADEGELDLRTLLAPHAGSRVSFAEPGTPVPLPVPAARELAAAVGAALDNVRKHAGDGASAWILVEDWGDEVIVTVRDDGPGIPAGRLDQAAGEGRMGVALSIRGRLRDLGGSAELVSVPGQGTEVELKVPRGSTQ
- a CDS encoding ROK family glucokinase, with the translated sequence MGLTIGVDIGGTKIAAGVVDEDGTILETYKVPTPPTPDGVTDAICAAVSEVSSSHTIDAVGIGAAGYVDDKRATVLFAPNINWRHEPLKDKVEQRIGLPVVVENDANCAAWGEYRFGAGQGHEDVICITLGTGLGGGIIIGNKLRRGRFGVAAEFGHIRVVPDGLLCGCGSQGCWEQYASGRALVRYAKQRANATPENATILLALGDGTPEGIEGKHISEAARQGDLVAVDSFRELARWAGAGLADLASLFDPSAFIVGGGVSDEGDLVLDPIRKSFKRWLIGGAWRPHAQVLAAQLGGKAGLVGAADLARQG
- a CDS encoding lysophospholipid acyltransferase family protein, which codes for MKFSIGGSLKLAFRPWVEGLENIPAEGPAILASNHLSFSDSFFLPAVLDRKVTFIAKAEYFTSPGVKGKLTAAFFKGVGQLPVDRSGARGAGEAAIKSGIDVIERGELFGIYPEGTRSPDGRLYRGKPGGLARVALATGAPVIPVAMIDTEKIQPPGKVVPKLMRPGIRIGKPLDFSRYHGMDGDRFILRSVTDEVMYEIMKLSGQEYVDIYATAAKRQIADAEKAEKAEKTAQADKAADTGK
- a CDS encoding DUF5304 domain-containing protein; translated protein: MSEATDRPADRPTGASAEDDAWARACAEDLAAEKERRRAQGAGADADAGTGTAAEELFKLFEAVADKVSSLNNPLITGAAQGAVRQFVNQAKTAAKPVIERNPEVFDHLAAAGSELLAAYRSAVEGHERRWTRDETGDERSARRSAEPRTEGGTEPRNEGGGEDGTQAGGSTERIDLD